Proteins from a genomic interval of Rattus norvegicus strain BN/NHsdMcwi chromosome 2, GRCr8, whole genome shotgun sequence:
- the Rbm15 gene encoding RNA-binding protein 15, with amino-acid sequence MRSAGREPLPRRSPRWRRASPLCETSAGWRVSQLRRDDLRRPSTMKGKERSPVKPKRSRGGEDSSSRGERSKKLGGSGGSNGSSSGKTDSGGSRRSLHLDKSSSRGGSREYDTGGGSSSSRLHSYSSPSTKNSSGGGESRSSSRGGGGESRSSGAASSAPGGGDGVEYKTLKISELGSQLSDEAVEDGLFHEFKRFGDVSVKISHLSGSGSGDERVAFVNFRRPEDARAAKHARGRLVLYDRPLKIEAVYVSRRRSRSPLDKDTYAPSSSVVGSSVGSHRHAPGGGGGQRSLSPGGAALGYRDYRLQQLALGRLPPPPPPPLPRELERERDYPFYDRVRPAYSLEPRVGAGAGAAPFREVDEISPEDDQRANRTLFLGNLDITVTENDLRRAFDRFGVITEVDIKRPSRGQTSTYGFLKFENLDMSHRAKIAMSGKIIIRNPIKIGYGKATPTTRLWVGGLGPWVPLAALAREFDRFGTIRTIDYRKGDSWAYIQYESLDAAHAAWTHMRGFPLGGPDRRLRVDFADTEHRYQQQYLQPLPLTHYELVTDTFGHRAPDPLRSARDRTPPLLYRDRDRDLYPDSDWVPPPPPVRERSARAATSAVTAYEPLDSLDRRRDGWSLDRDRGDRDLPSSRDQPRKRRLPEESGGRHLDRSPESDRPRKQRHCTPSPDRSPELSSNRDRYNSDNDRSSRLLLLERPSPVRDRRGSLEKSQSDKRDRKNSASAERDRKHRTAAPTEGKTPLKKEDRSDGNTPSASTSSSKQKPPSQKQDGGTAPVAASSPKLCLAWQGMLLLKNSNFPSNMHLLQGDLQVASSLLVEGSTGGKVAQLKITQRLRLDQPKLDEVTRRIKVAGPNGYAILLAVPGSSDSRSSSSSATSDTAASTQRPLRNLVSYLKQKQAAGVISLPVGGNKDKENTGVLHAFPPCEFSQQFLDSPAKALAKSEEDYLVMIIVRAKLVNIG; translated from the coding sequence ATGAGGTCTGCGGGGCGGGAGCCTTTGCCGCGGCGGAGTCCAAGATGGCGGCGTGCGAGTCCGCTGTGTGAAACGAGCGCGGGGTGGCGGGTTAGTCAGCTCCGCAGAGACGACCTCCGGCGaccctcaacaatgaaaggaaagGAGCGCTCGCCAGTCAAGCCCAAACGCTCCCGTGGCGGTGAGGACTCCAGTTCTCGTGGGGAACGGAGCAAGAAGTTAGGGGGCTCTGGCGGCAGCAATGGGAGCAGCAGCGGGAAGACGGACAGCGGCGGGTCGCGGCGGAGCCTTCATCTGGACAAGTCCAGCAGCCGAGGCGGCAGCCGCGAGTATGATACCGGTGGGGGCAGCTCCAGTAGCCGCTTGCATAGTTACAGCTCCCCAAGCACCAAAAATTCCTCAGGCGGGGGCGAGTCGCGCAGCAGCTCCCGGGGTGGAGGCGGGGAGTCACGTTCCTCTGGGGCCGCCTCCTCAGCGCCTGGCGGCGGGGACGGCGTGGAGTACAAGACCCTGAAGATAAGCGAATTGGGGTCCCAGCTGAGTGACGAAGCGGTGGAGGACGGACTGTTTCACGAGTTCAAACGCTTCGGTGATGTAAGTGTCAAAATCAGTCATCTCTCAGGTTCTGGCAGCGGGGATGAGCGGGTAGCCTTTGTGAACTTCCGGAGGCCAGAGGACGCGAGGGCGGCCAAGCATGCCAGAGGCCGCCTGGTGCTCTATGACCGGCCTCTGAAGATAGAAGCCGTGTATGTGAGCCGGCGCCGCAGCCGCTCCCCGTTAGACAAAGATACTTACGCCCCGTCGTCCAGCGTGGTCGGAAGCTCTGTAGGTAGCCACAGGCACGCccctggaggaggtggaggtcagagatcgCTTTCTCCTGGCGGTGCTGCTTTGGGATACAGAGACTACCGGTTGCAGCAGTTGGCTCTTGGCCGCCTGCCTCCTCCACCCCCGCCACCATTGCCCCGAGAGCTGGAAAGAGAACGAGACTATCCGTTCTATGACAGAGTGCGGCCAGCATATAGTCTTGAGCCGAGGGTGGGAGCTGGAGCAGGTGCTGCTCCATTCCGAGAAGTGGATGAGATATCACCTGAGGATGATCAGCGTGCCAACCGGACACTTTTCTTGGGCAACTTAGATATCACTGTGACAGAAAATGATCTGAGAAGGGCTTTTGATCGTTTTGGAGTCATCACAGAAGTGGACATTAAGAGGCCTTCTCGTGGCCAGACCAGTACTTACGGCTTTCTCAAATTTGAGAACCTAGACATGTCTCACAGGGCCAAAATAGCAATGTCTGGCAAAATTATAATTCGGAATCCAATCAAGATTGGTTATGGGAAAGCCACACCCACTACCCGACTTTGGGTGGGTGGTCTGGGACCTTGGGTGCCTCTTGCTGCCCTGGCACGAGAATTTGATCGATTTGGCACCATTCGAACCATAGACTACCGAAAAGGTGACAGTTGGGCATATATACAGTATGAAAGCTTGGATGCAGCTCATGCTGCCTGGACCCATATGCGTGGATTCCCACTTGGTGGCCCAGATCGTCGCCTTAGGGTAGACTTTGCAGACACAGAACATCGTTACCAGCAGCAGTATCTTCAGCCTCTGCCCTTAACCCATTATGAACTAGTGACAGATACTTTTGGACATCGAGCACCTGACCCTTTGAGGAGTGCTCGGGACCGGACACCACCCTTACTATACAGAGATCGTGATAGGGACCTTTATCCCGATTCTGATTGGGTGCCACCCCCGCCACCGGTTCGGGAACGCAGTGCTCGGGCTGCAACTAGTGCCGTCACTGCTTATGAGCCACTGGATAGCTTGGATCGAAGGAGGGATGGCTGGTCACTGGACAGGGACAGAGGTGACCGGGATTTGCCTAGCAGCAGGGACCAGCCAAGGAAGCGAAGGCTGCCTGAGGAAAGTGGAGGACGGCATCTTGATAGATCACCCGAGAGTGACCGGCCTCGAAAACAGCGTCACTGCACTCCTTCTCCTGACCGAAGTCCAGAACTGAGCAGTAACAGAGATCGTTACAACAGTGACAATGATCGATCATCTCGTCTTCTACTCTTGGAAAGGCCTTCCCCAGTCAGAGATAGACGGGGCAGTTTGGAGAAGAGCCAGAGTGACAAACGAGACCGTAAAAACTCTGCATCAGCTGAACGGGATAGGAAGCACCGGACAGCTGCTCCCACAGAGGGAAAAACCCCTCTGAAAAAGGAAGACCGATCTGATGGCAATACACCCAGTGCCAGCACTTCTTCATCAAAGCAGAAGCCACCTTCCCAGAAACAGGATGGAGGGACAGCTCCTGTGGCAGCATCCTCTCCCAAACTCTGTTTGGCTTGGCAGGGCATGCTTCTACTGAAGAACAGCAACTTCCCTTCCAACATGCATCTATTGCAGGGTGACCTCCAAGTTGCTAGCAGTCTACTTGTGGAGGGTTCCACTGGAGGCAAAGTAGCCCAGCTCAAGATCACTCAGCGGCTCCGTTTGGACCAGCCCAAGTTGGATGAAGTAACTCGACGCATCAAAGTGGCAGGGCCTAATGGTTATGCCATTCTCCTAGCTGTACCTGGAAGTTCTGACAGCcgatcctcctcttcctcagccaCATCAGACACTGCCGCCTCTACTCAGAGGCCACTTAGGAACCTTGTGTCCTATTTAAAGCAAAAGCAGGCAGCTGGGGTGATCAGCCTCCCTGTGGGAGGCAATAAAGACAAGGAAAACACCGGGGTTCTTCATGCCTTCCCACCTTGTGAGTTCTCTCAGCAGTTCCTGGATTCCCCTGCCAAGGCACTGGCCAAATCTGAAGAAGATTACCTGGTCATGATCATTGTCCGTG